From one Candidatus Neomarinimicrobiota bacterium genomic stretch:
- a CDS encoding pyruvate:ferredoxin (flavodoxin) oxidoreductase: MNRKMVTIDGNEAAAYIAHKTNEICAIYPITPSSNMGEHADAFTAQGRRNIWGTIPTVEEMQSEGGAAGAVHGALQTGALTTTFTASQGLLLMIPNMYKIAGELTATVFHVSARSLAAQALSIFGDHSDIMATRATGWGMLAANSVQEVMDMALIAQSSTLQTRVPFIHFFDGFRTSHEVLKIEQLNDDDIKGMIDDEWVIAHRKRGMNPNKPVLRGTAQNPDVFFQGRETVNPYYEVTPEIVQKTMDRFEGLVGRSYHLFDYLGAEDAERVIVIMGSGAETVEETVEQMVADGEKVGMVKIRLFRPFSIRHFIAALPASVKKIAVLDRTKEPGGAGEPMYQDVITA, translated from the coding sequence ATGAACCGTAAGATGGTAACCATTGATGGAAATGAAGCAGCTGCTTACATTGCCCACAAAACTAATGAGATCTGCGCTATCTACCCAATCACCCCTTCCTCTAACATGGGTGAACACGCTGATGCTTTTACCGCCCAGGGGCGACGGAATATTTGGGGCACGATTCCTACCGTAGAAGAAATGCAAAGTGAGGGTGGTGCAGCTGGAGCTGTGCATGGTGCCTTGCAAACTGGTGCTCTGACCACGACCTTTACTGCCTCTCAAGGTTTGCTCCTGATGATTCCCAACATGTACAAAATCGCCGGTGAGCTCACAGCTACTGTTTTTCATGTATCAGCCCGTTCTCTGGCAGCTCAGGCACTGTCCATTTTTGGAGATCATTCTGACATTATGGCTACCCGAGCCACTGGTTGGGGCATGTTGGCGGCAAATTCAGTCCAAGAAGTGATGGATATGGCCTTGATTGCTCAGTCTTCCACGTTACAGACTCGTGTGCCATTTATTCACTTTTTTGATGGTTTTAGAACTTCCCATGAAGTTTTAAAGATTGAGCAGCTTAACGACGATGACATCAAGGGTATGATCGATGATGAGTGGGTGATTGCCCATCGTAAACGCGGTATGAATCCCAATAAACCTGTGCTCCGGGGAACTGCTCAGAATCCGGATGTGTTCTTCCAGGGACGTGAGACCGTTAACCCATACTACGAAGTTACTCCTGAGATTGTGCAAAAGACCATGGATCGCTTCGAAGGATTAGTAGGCCGTTCGTATCACCTATTTGATTATTTAGGTGCCGAGGATGCTGAAAGAGTGATCGTTATCATGGGTTCCGGTGCTGAAACCGTGGAGGAAACGGTGGAACAGATGGTGGCAGATGGTGAGAAGGTTGGTATGGTCAAGATCAGACTGTTTAGACCATTCTCCATCAGACACTTTATCGCAGCCTTACCGGCTTCTGTGAAAAAGATCGCCGTTCTGGATCGAACCAAAGAACCCGGTGGTGCCGGTGAACCCATGTATCAGGATGTGATTACGGCTT